From Synoicihabitans lomoniglobus, the proteins below share one genomic window:
- a CDS encoding CHASE domain-containing protein, with protein MKPPLSPALSPALPRPWIWPAVVMTIGVLLSVFVWQLTSHFVARKEAERFAFETNEATNIILEHIDSYQIALLGGVGLFAASDDVNRDGWRAFAQSLRTERYFPGIQGIGFAQHLFPTELDAHVADVRAEGFPAYSLRPAGERDDYTAIVFLEPFDERNRQAFGYDMFSEPTRHAAMARARDTNETILSGRVTLVQEIDEDVQAGFLMYVPVYRRHQPIGTVAERQAALHGYVYSPFRAGQLVRGIFPKGLERLRLQIHDGPQVTPEFLLFADPAPNQPSAHRHRRLFEARSVELYGRTWTLSFETRPAFFNTAELYLPTATLTVALLLSALFALLTWAQSNLRLKAKNLEGEIAARRDAENEAHRLNQELEQRVRERTSELNITALALRENEERMRLATTAAGIGVWVWEIDEQIQRWDDRMFAIHGLPPTSDLVVTHRDWQARVFPDDLEEQNARLVRTVSRKGRDQREFRIIRANDETVRFVQSAEMVIAKGDGTPSRVIGINVDITERKETEAKLHALNLDLEQRVEDRTRDFELARVATLSLLQDTEQQKQRVEEVLATQREIGEKLQAANAELAQASRHKDEFLANMSHELRTPLNAILGLSEAMLEQHGGPLSDRHVKSVTTISTSGQHLLELINDILDLSQIGAGSLKLCAESLEVEPFCESCLLLVRTQAMRKNLRILLSPTFETTHIFADPKRFKQVMVNLLTNAVKFTPPGGNIGLDVVALPTECAVRFTVWDTGIGIAAEDQSKLFRAFTQLDAGLNRAQEGTGLGLAMVAKLVELHGGRVSVESEVGQGSRFSVTLPQPQEVMPEVSPLPVPNRRDYRRVMLIEDDVNAREQIERYLGELNISTISKTLGHHVVETAAREQPDAILLDILLPDESGLTVLQRLKETPATRDIPVVLISVMDEPADSPAPDAAAYFTKPVTRTALAQFFQREAIKSSASTPPFPQPEPDRDQLILLAEDNETNIETIGGYLEETGYAMIFARNGLEAVRLTNAHHPSLILMDIQMPEMDGLAAIRKIRANESIPNVPIIALTALAMPGDRERCLEAGATEYISKPVKLRELVSLMKQLLTS; from the coding sequence ATGAAACCGCCGCTTTCACCCGCCCTTTCGCCCGCCCTCCCGCGTCCCTGGATTTGGCCCGCCGTGGTGATGACCATCGGCGTGCTGCTGTCCGTATTCGTGTGGCAACTCACGTCCCATTTTGTCGCCCGCAAGGAAGCCGAGCGCTTCGCCTTCGAGACCAATGAGGCGACCAACATTATATTGGAGCACATAGATTCCTATCAAATCGCCCTGCTGGGCGGCGTGGGTTTGTTTGCCGCCAGTGACGATGTGAACCGCGATGGGTGGCGCGCCTTCGCCCAATCGCTGCGCACCGAACGTTATTTCCCCGGCATCCAAGGCATCGGTTTCGCCCAACACCTCTTTCCCACTGAGCTGGACGCTCACGTCGCCGACGTCAGGGCCGAAGGCTTTCCCGCCTATTCTCTGCGACCGGCGGGGGAACGAGACGACTACACCGCCATTGTTTTCCTGGAACCGTTCGACGAGCGCAACCGGCAGGCCTTCGGGTATGACATGTTCTCCGAGCCCACGCGACATGCGGCCATGGCTCGGGCGCGTGACACTAACGAAACCATTTTGTCCGGTCGCGTGACCCTGGTGCAGGAGATCGACGAGGATGTGCAGGCCGGATTCCTTATGTATGTTCCGGTCTACCGTCGGCACCAGCCGATCGGCACCGTCGCAGAACGCCAGGCCGCCTTGCACGGCTACGTCTACAGTCCGTTCCGGGCCGGACAACTCGTGCGCGGGATATTCCCCAAAGGATTGGAGCGTTTACGGCTCCAGATCCACGACGGCCCCCAGGTAACGCCGGAATTTCTGCTGTTCGCCGATCCCGCCCCCAACCAACCATCTGCTCATCGTCACCGACGACTCTTCGAAGCACGATCCGTTGAGCTGTATGGCCGCACATGGACGCTCAGTTTTGAAACCCGCCCCGCCTTCTTCAACACGGCTGAGCTCTATCTCCCCACCGCCACGCTCACCGTCGCACTGTTGCTCAGTGCTCTCTTCGCCCTCCTGACTTGGGCACAAAGCAACCTGCGCCTGAAAGCGAAAAACTTGGAGGGCGAGATCGCGGCCCGGCGGGATGCCGAGAACGAAGCTCACCGCCTGAATCAGGAACTTGAGCAACGCGTGCGGGAGCGCACTTCCGAACTCAACATCACCGCACTGGCCTTGCGCGAAAACGAGGAGCGTATGCGTCTGGCCACGACCGCCGCGGGCATCGGCGTGTGGGTCTGGGAAATCGACGAACAAATTCAGCGTTGGGATGATCGCATGTTCGCGATTCACGGACTGCCCCCCACCTCCGACCTGGTGGTGACGCACCGCGATTGGCAGGCCCGGGTGTTTCCCGATGATCTGGAAGAACAAAACGCCCGACTCGTTCGCACCGTCTCCCGCAAAGGCCGCGATCAGCGCGAATTTCGCATCATCCGCGCCAACGACGAGACGGTGCGCTTCGTGCAATCGGCCGAGATGGTGATCGCCAAGGGTGACGGCACTCCCTCCCGGGTGATCGGCATCAACGTCGACATCACTGAACGCAAGGAAACCGAAGCAAAGCTGCATGCTCTCAATCTCGATCTCGAACAACGGGTCGAGGATCGCACCCGCGACTTCGAATTGGCGCGGGTCGCTACCCTCAGCCTCCTGCAGGATACCGAACAACAGAAACAGCGCGTCGAGGAGGTGCTGGCCACCCAACGGGAAATCGGCGAAAAACTACAGGCGGCCAACGCCGAACTCGCCCAGGCTTCGCGCCACAAAGACGAATTTCTGGCCAACATGAGTCACGAGCTGCGCACTCCCCTCAACGCCATTCTCGGGTTGAGCGAGGCCATGCTGGAGCAACACGGCGGACCACTCTCCGACCGTCACGTTAAGTCGGTCACCACCATTTCCACCAGCGGCCAGCATCTGTTGGAGTTGATCAACGACATTCTCGATCTGTCGCAAATCGGTGCCGGCTCCTTGAAATTGTGCGCCGAGTCGCTCGAGGTGGAACCCTTTTGCGAAAGTTGCCTGTTGCTCGTGCGCACCCAGGCCATGCGCAAGAATCTGCGTATCCTGCTTTCACCTACATTTGAGACCACGCACATCTTCGCCGATCCCAAGCGCTTCAAACAGGTGATGGTCAACCTCCTCACCAACGCGGTGAAATTCACTCCCCCGGGCGGCAACATCGGTCTGGACGTGGTCGCCCTCCCGACCGAATGCGCCGTGCGGTTCACCGTCTGGGACACCGGCATCGGCATCGCCGCGGAAGATCAATCCAAGTTGTTCCGCGCCTTCACCCAATTGGATGCCGGCCTCAATCGTGCGCAGGAAGGCACCGGCCTGGGCCTCGCCATGGTGGCCAAACTCGTCGAGCTGCACGGTGGCCGGGTCTCGGTCGAGAGTGAGGTCGGCCAGGGCAGCCGCTTCAGCGTGACGCTACCCCAACCGCAGGAAGTCATGCCCGAAGTCAGTCCGCTTCCCGTGCCCAACCGCCGTGACTACCGTCGCGTCATGCTCATCGAGGACGATGTCAACGCCCGTGAACAGATCGAGCGGTATCTCGGCGAGCTGAATATCTCCACCATCTCCAAAACACTGGGACACCACGTGGTGGAAACCGCGGCGCGCGAACAACCCGACGCCATTTTGTTGGACATACTGCTGCCCGACGAAAGCGGCCTGACCGTGCTCCAACGTCTGAAGGAAACCCCCGCAACCCGCGACATTCCCGTCGTGCTCATCTCCGTCATGGACGAACCGGCCGACTCGCCCGCGCCGGACGCCGCCGCCTATTTTACCAAGCCGGTGACCCGGACCGCTCTCGCGCAATTCTTCCAACGCGAGGCGATCAAATCATCCGCCTCCACGCCTCCATTTCCCCAACCCGAGCCGGATCGTGATCAACTCATTCTCCTGGCCGAGGACAACGAAACCAACATCGAGACGATCGGTGGCTACCTGGAGGAAACCGGTTACGCGATGATCTTCGCCCGCAATGGTCTCGAAGCCGTTCGTCTCACCAACGCTCACCACCCTTCGCTGATCCTGATGGATATTCAAATGCCCGAGATGGATGGTTTGGCGGCGATTCGCAAAATCCGTGCAAACGAATCCATTCCAAACGTGCCGATCATCGCCCTCACCGCCCTCGCCATGCCCGGCGACCGCGAACGTTGTCTGGAAGCCGGGGCGACGGAATATATAAGCAAACCAGTAAAGTTAAGGGAGCTCGTGTCGCTAATGAAGCAGCTGCTCACGTCATGA